From the Endomicrobiales bacterium genome, the window CTGAGTTTTCGTAAACTGATGGATTGTAAGAAAAAACCGCTCCAAAACGCAAAATTTGGCGGCTTTTCATATTAAACAACAAACACACCAGACCACAAATGTTTTTTTCTTCTAATATAAACCTGCCTTTAACAACCAATACATGCTTAAGCAGTGTTCCTATGGTGCTTGCGGCCTTTTCAAGGTCGCCGTTTACAAGCTCTAAGGCAAGCTCGGCTTCGCCTTGTTCGCAGCCGGTTTCTTCCATTAGCAATTTTAATTTATATTTTTCCATAATTTATTGATTGCTACCCTCTCGGGTGCGCCTTTTGATAAACTTTTTTTAAACTTTCAATAGTTACATGCGTATATATTTGCGTTGTTGCCAAACTTTTATGCCCAAGCATTTCTTGCACACTGCGCAAGTCGCACCCACGGTCTAAAAGGTGCGTGGCAAATGTGTGGCGTAATGTGTGCGGGCTAACTTTTTTTGCAAAACCAGCCAACTCAAACCATTTATGCAATGTTTTGCGCGCCCCGCGGCTGGAAATTCTTTTGCCGGATTTATTTACAAAAATCGCGGAAGCAGGTGAGCGTGTATGGTCAAATGTTGTATCTTCTTTTTCGCGGCTTTGCAGATAAGTTTTTAATGCTATAAGAGAGCTGTTACCAACCGGCACTATGCGCTCTCTATCGCCTTTGCCCCAAACCCTCACAGAACCAGCCATAAAATCTAAGTCGGCCAAATTTAAGCTTACAAGCTCTTCAATTCTCAGCCCGCTTGAGTATAAAAGCTCAAGCATTGCCCTATCTCTCAAGCCAAGTTTTGGTAAAGCA encodes:
- a CDS encoding tyrosine recombinase XerC, with translation MQRVENIALDEYALGFLRNLKAERNFSRHTTRAYESDLLDFYSFITQNYPGKKIIECGRTILRDYFSYLQKAPLKRSSVIRKIAAVRSFYKYLNREELTTQNPFIYLSTPKKEKRVPVFLSEQEVEKLFALPKLGLRDRAMLELLYSSGLRIEELVSLNLADLDFMAGSVRVWGKGDRERIVPVGNSSLIALKTYLQSREKEDTTFDHTRSPASAIFVNKSGKRISSRGARKTLHKWFELAGFAKKVSPHTLRHTFATHLLDRGCDLRSVQEMLGHKSLATTQIYTHVTIESLKKVYQKAHPRG